In Nocardia sp. NBC_00403, one DNA window encodes the following:
- a CDS encoding SAM-dependent methyltransferase, with protein MTRPSWAPDDIDLDRPSASRVYDYFVGGMHNFEIDRQLAQQIEAFTPDVAETMRANRDLLRRCVRFLIDAGISQFLDIGSGIPTVGNVHEVAQGRDPSARVVYVDIDPVAVAHSRAILGDDPNTAIIQADISDPDAILSDPQVAKLIDFDQPVAVLLLGVLHFVSDAADPLGCVAGLRDAVAPGSFLAITHATSDGQPTEVLEAQKLSGRTSTEIVLRSKAEITEYFDGWSLVEPGLVHLPLWRPDNPDDIGAHPEQSGAYGGVARKH; from the coding sequence ATGACCAGACCGAGTTGGGCTCCCGATGACATTGATCTGGATCGCCCGAGCGCGTCGCGGGTGTACGACTATTTCGTCGGCGGCATGCACAACTTCGAGATCGACCGGCAGCTCGCACAGCAGATCGAGGCGTTCACGCCCGACGTCGCCGAGACCATGCGCGCGAACCGAGACCTGTTGCGCCGCTGCGTGCGCTTCCTCATCGATGCCGGGATCAGCCAGTTCCTCGACATCGGGTCCGGAATTCCCACGGTCGGCAATGTGCACGAAGTCGCCCAGGGGCGTGACCCGTCGGCCCGCGTGGTCTACGTCGACATCGATCCCGTCGCGGTCGCGCACAGCCGAGCGATCCTCGGCGATGACCCGAACACCGCAATCATCCAGGCCGACATCAGCGACCCCGACGCCATCCTGTCAGACCCCCAGGTAGCCAAGCTGATCGACTTCGACCAGCCGGTGGCGGTCCTGCTGCTCGGCGTGCTGCATTTCGTCTCGGATGCGGCCGACCCGCTCGGCTGCGTGGCCGGTCTGCGCGACGCGGTCGCCCCCGGCAGCTTCCTGGCCATCACCCACGCCACCTCCGATGGCCAGCCCACCGAGGTCCTCGAGGCGCAGAAACTCTCCGGCCGCACCTCGACCGAAATCGTGCTCCGCTCGAAGGCCGAGATCACCGAGTACTTCGACGGCTGGTCGCTGGTCGAACCCGGACTCGTCCACTTGCCGCTGTGGCGGCCCGACAACCCCGACGACATCGGTGCGCATCCCGAACAGTCCGGTGCCTATGGGGGCGTGGCACGTAAACACTGA
- a CDS encoding DUF4231 domain-containing protein has protein sequence MVEAIEPVGSSGVGDAAWLRLEDQVRWYADKSRRAQKAYKQVKLGQIAVGAIVPVLAATGVAGYVTAIVAAAVVIAEGAQQLFQWQSDWIHFRAAAEALRHERFLYLAEAGPYTGADRRRILAERVEALTAGENRAWAVERAGPDRSNPTAGNRAPVD, from the coding sequence GTGGTGGAGGCAATCGAGCCAGTCGGCAGTTCGGGCGTGGGCGACGCGGCCTGGTTGCGCCTGGAGGATCAGGTGCGCTGGTACGCAGACAAGAGCCGGCGAGCCCAAAAAGCTTATAAGCAAGTAAAACTCGGTCAAATCGCAGTCGGTGCGATCGTTCCGGTGCTGGCAGCGACGGGTGTGGCGGGCTACGTTACGGCCATCGTCGCCGCGGCGGTGGTCATCGCGGAAGGGGCGCAACAGCTGTTCCAGTGGCAGTCCGATTGGATCCACTTTCGTGCCGCCGCAGAAGCGCTCAGACATGAGCGGTTTCTCTACCTGGCCGAAGCCGGTCCCTACACCGGAGCGGACCGACGCCGGATACTGGCCGAACGGGTTGAGGCACTTACTGCCGGGGAGAACAGAGCATGGGCCGTCGAGCGGGCGGGTCCGGACCGGTCGAATCCGACCGCGGGGAACCGGGCGCCGGTAGACTGA
- a CDS encoding DUF4062 domain-containing protein: MRIRAGGSVFLSHTSDMAGYPADRSFVQVAIDAVLKAGLRPVDMSHFAASSDVPAEYCERRVRECDVYLGLIGFRYGSRVPGTAEDLSYTELEFAAATRARIPRIIFVLHEDAPIPVRLLDRDRDDIDAFRYRLQHAGLIVRKFESAQDLGAAVLHALFERQNEQQAADDVSGFPSVAARRPWMAPPLDRMVERPELGGWLIDALCAPSPVDVGLTTGLRGAGGFGKTMLANWVSHQAEIKQRYPGGLLWVALGQEVHGADLAERINDIAYLLDGKRPSISEPDIAGAELGRLLDQRPPVLIIVDDVWEESQLRPFRYGGRECTRLVTTRMPDILPSRCVSIPVDEMSTAQAGELVGSGVDGLPPLIIDGLIRASGRWPVLLNLINGALRHRVSRGESPQHAAADVLALLAKQGPSALDTARSTERARAIEATMNASLRLLDHEDLGRYLDLAIFPEDVEIPIPVLEMLWPGRRGDALCGELVNLGLVADYRLDPPGPRLIIHDVIRAYLRAHRSPTELRDAHARLIIAVRARLLPSEETPPTPWWLLPAEDSYLWRFVPYHLAEAHLIDELAALVCDLRWTEAKTRLLGSVIGAAADVALVDSGVANVLHNVLNRSSRLLEPIPPPTTLGATLASRVHGMPELATVLDRYLPSLPAPRLEPRWLLPDRVTFEDTTSAAVGAVTSCAFSPDGVLLATACGDGTIRFWCTADGSLNSILPGHAGEIFYCVFAPNGRLVAAASTDGRVWLWELATRTLWTVLVHAEWVTSCEFSPDGRLIATSSDDGVVRLWSVADGTLSGTLTGHIGRVTDCTFSPDGTRIATTGFDTTVRLWEVATGRLELVLRGHRNNVWGCAFSPDGTLLATTGHDSTVRLWRCADGTESAVLIGPDMWMRKCAFSPDGTLLVAAAGNGAVPLWRVSDHTEYGTMTGHTDWVRECHFSPDGNLVATTGFDGTVRLWQVADCTAQLVLGGSSTRVNGCAISPDGKTLAAVGNDQTARLYEVSSGRELATLRGHVDWVRDCAFAPDGSLVATVGSDGVARLWEVDSGAEWATLHGHSDRIRRCTFSPDGRLLATASSDRTVRLWDVDARRAVKVLTGHQEWVESCAFSPDGNLLVTTGFDMKARVWRAPDWTEVAVLSGHTDSVTHCAVSPDGALLATASDDQTTRIWRIATGAGETVLEGHTGWVENCAFSPDGGLLATVSSDQTIRLWDLATGKCHCALRLAAPLLGVAWHPDGTRLCAVGDAGIYLLTYRR; the protein is encoded by the coding sequence ATGCGCATCCGTGCCGGTGGGTCGGTATTTCTCAGTCATACCTCCGACATGGCCGGATACCCGGCGGACCGATCGTTCGTACAAGTAGCTATCGATGCGGTGCTGAAGGCCGGTCTGCGGCCGGTCGATATGAGCCACTTCGCGGCATCCAGCGACGTCCCGGCCGAGTATTGCGAGCGGCGGGTCCGCGAATGTGATGTCTATCTGGGCCTGATCGGTTTCCGGTATGGCAGCCGGGTACCGGGAACCGCCGAGGACCTCTCGTATACCGAACTCGAGTTCGCCGCCGCGACGCGGGCGCGTATCCCGCGGATCATTTTCGTATTGCATGAAGACGCGCCGATACCTGTTCGGCTGCTCGATCGCGATCGCGACGACATCGATGCCTTCCGGTACCGGCTGCAACATGCCGGACTGATTGTCCGAAAATTCGAGTCGGCGCAAGACCTGGGCGCGGCGGTACTGCACGCCCTGTTCGAACGCCAAAACGAACAGCAGGCCGCCGATGACGTTTCGGGCTTCCCGTCGGTTGCCGCGCGTCGGCCGTGGATGGCGCCGCCGCTGGACCGCATGGTCGAACGCCCGGAACTCGGCGGTTGGCTGATCGATGCGCTCTGTGCCCCGAGCCCTGTCGACGTCGGGTTGACGACGGGGCTGCGCGGCGCGGGCGGGTTCGGCAAGACGATGCTCGCCAATTGGGTTTCCCACCAAGCTGAAATAAAGCAGCGCTACCCGGGTGGGCTGCTGTGGGTGGCGCTCGGCCAGGAGGTACACGGCGCGGACCTGGCCGAGCGCATCAACGACATCGCGTACCTGTTGGACGGGAAGCGGCCATCGATCTCGGAACCTGATATCGCCGGTGCGGAACTGGGCCGACTACTCGACCAGCGCCCGCCGGTGCTGATCATCGTCGACGACGTCTGGGAGGAATCGCAGCTGCGACCGTTCCGCTACGGCGGGCGGGAATGCACCCGGTTGGTTACCACCCGTATGCCAGATATATTGCCGAGCCGCTGTGTGAGCATTCCGGTCGACGAGATGTCCACCGCACAGGCCGGCGAACTGGTCGGCAGTGGCGTCGACGGGCTCCCGCCACTCATCATTGATGGGTTGATCCGAGCGTCGGGCCGGTGGCCGGTGCTGCTCAACCTGATCAATGGAGCGCTGCGCCATCGGGTTTCCCGGGGGGAGTCCCCGCAGCATGCCGCCGCGGATGTGCTGGCGCTGCTGGCGAAACAGGGGCCTTCGGCACTCGATACCGCCAGGTCCACGGAGCGAGCGCGGGCAATCGAAGCGACCATGAACGCAAGCCTGCGTCTGCTCGACCACGAAGACCTGGGACGCTACCTCGATCTGGCAATCTTTCCGGAGGACGTGGAGATCCCGATTCCGGTGCTGGAGATGCTGTGGCCGGGCCGTCGGGGCGACGCGCTGTGCGGGGAGCTGGTCAACCTCGGGCTGGTTGCGGACTATCGGCTCGATCCGCCGGGCCCTCGGTTGATTATCCACGACGTGATCCGGGCATACTTGCGCGCGCACCGCAGTCCGACAGAACTGCGAGACGCACATGCCCGCTTGATAATCGCGGTGCGTGCGCGATTGCTTCCGTCCGAGGAGACCCCACCGACGCCCTGGTGGCTGTTGCCCGCGGAGGATTCCTACCTCTGGCGCTTCGTGCCGTACCATCTCGCCGAGGCACACCTGATCGACGAACTGGCCGCCTTGGTCTGTGACCTGCGCTGGACCGAGGCAAAAACCCGGCTACTCGGTTCGGTGATCGGTGCCGCGGCCGATGTGGCACTGGTGGACTCCGGTGTCGCCAACGTGCTGCATAACGTGCTGAACCGGTCGTCCCGCCTGCTGGAACCGATACCACCGCCTACCACGCTGGGCGCGACGCTGGCCAGTCGAGTGCACGGAATGCCCGAACTGGCAACGGTTTTGGACCGGTACCTGCCCTCTCTGCCCGCCCCCCGGCTGGAGCCGCGGTGGCTGCTACCCGACCGGGTCACGTTTGAGGACACCACAAGCGCGGCGGTCGGCGCGGTGACCAGTTGCGCGTTCTCTCCGGACGGCGTGCTGCTCGCGACCGCGTGCGGCGACGGCACGATCCGATTCTGGTGCACTGCGGATGGATCCCTGAACTCGATACTGCCCGGCCATGCCGGTGAGATTTTCTACTGTGTCTTCGCACCGAACGGCCGACTGGTCGCGGCTGCCAGTACCGACGGCCGGGTGTGGCTGTGGGAACTGGCCACCCGCACGCTGTGGACCGTCCTCGTACACGCCGAGTGGGTGACCAGTTGCGAGTTCTCCCCGGATGGACGACTTATCGCGACGTCCAGCGATGACGGCGTCGTCCGGCTATGGTCGGTCGCCGATGGCACCTTGTCCGGCACCCTCACCGGTCACATCGGCCGGGTGACCGACTGCACGTTCTCCCCGGACGGAACCCGCATCGCCACCACCGGTTTCGACACCACGGTGCGCTTGTGGGAGGTGGCCACCGGGCGGCTCGAGCTGGTGCTGCGCGGTCATCGCAACAATGTGTGGGGCTGCGCGTTCTCCCCGGACGGAACGTTGCTCGCGACCACGGGGCACGACAGCACCGTCCGATTGTGGCGCTGCGCCGACGGGACGGAATCGGCGGTGCTGATCGGACCCGACATGTGGATGCGCAAATGCGCGTTCTCTCCGGACGGAACCCTGCTCGTCGCCGCCGCAGGAAACGGGGCGGTGCCGCTGTGGCGGGTATCGGACCACACCGAGTACGGCACCATGACCGGGCATACCGACTGGGTCCGCGAGTGCCACTTCTCGCCGGACGGAAACCTGGTGGCCACCACCGGGTTCGACGGAACAGTACGGCTGTGGCAGGTGGCGGACTGCACCGCACAGCTGGTACTCGGTGGTTCGTCCACCAGAGTGAACGGTTGCGCGATATCCCCCGACGGGAAGACACTTGCCGCAGTCGGCAACGATCAGACCGCGCGGCTCTACGAAGTGTCGAGCGGACGCGAACTGGCTACGCTCCGTGGACACGTGGACTGGGTGCGCGACTGCGCGTTCGCTCCTGACGGAAGCCTGGTGGCAACCGTCGGTAGCGACGGTGTGGCGCGACTGTGGGAAGTCGACTCCGGGGCCGAATGGGCCACGCTGCACGGCCATTCCGACCGGATCCGCCGCTGCACCTTCTCGCCGGACGGCAGGCTGCTCGCCACCGCGAGCAGTGACCGCACAGTCCGCCTATGGGATGTCGATGCCCGCCGCGCGGTGAAAGTGCTTACCGGCCACCAGGAGTGGGTGGAGAGCTGTGCTTTCTCCCCGGATGGAAACCTGCTCGTGACCACCGGGTTCGACATGAAGGCCCGAGTGTGGCGGGCTCCCGACTGGACCGAGGTGGCCGTGCTGTCGGGGCACACCGACAGCGTAACCCACTGCGCCGTTTCTCCGGACGGAGCGTTGCTGGCCACTGCTTCCGACGACCAGACGACGCGAATCTGGCGGATCGCCACCGGTGCGGGCGAGACTGTGCTCGAGGGCCACACCGGATGGGTCGAGAACTGTGCGTTCTCGCCGGATGGTGGCCTGCTCGCCACAGTCAGCAGTGATCAGACGATACGGCTGTGGGACCTCGCGACCGGTAAATGCCATTGCGCGCTGCGGCTCGCCGCGCCACTGCTCGGCGTCGCCTGGCATCCGGACGGCACCCGCCTGTGCGCCGTCGGAGACGCTGGGATCTACCTTCTCACGTACCGGAGATGA